From Pseudodesulfovibrio nedwellii:
GGGGGCGATCCCTTTTTCACGATGACTGTTGACGCTCACAGTCCACTGTCACGAAGCATGGTGTACAGCCATATGCACCGTTTCCTTTCCTTGTAAGAAATGATAGATAAATCAAACCGGTTTCCACACCTTGACCGTTCGAGGAGCTTCCATGTCGAACAGATTACCTTGGCCTGAATACTTCATGCGCATTGCCCATTTGGTGGCCCAGCGCTCCACCTGCACCCGCCGCGCCGTGGGTGCCATAGCCGTACGCGACAAGCGTATCCTCGCAACCGGTTACAACGGTGTGCCCACCAACATCGCCCATTGTGAAGAGGTCGGATGTCTTCGCGACAAGCTCAACATTCCATCTGGAGAACGCCATGAGCTGTGCCGGGGGCTCCACGCCGAACAAAATGTCATCATCCAGGCAGCCACGCACCAGTTGGACCTCAAGGGATGCGACATCTACTGCACCACCAAGCCGTGTATCCTTTGCACCAAGATGCTCATCAACTGCGAAGTAGAAAATATATACTTTTCCGAAAACTACCCTGACGAGTTATCCGAAGAAATGCTCGCCGAGGCTGGAGTGAACTATGTGTTCATGGAAGGCGAATTCATCTAGAGACGAACAATTTATGGCCGAGGCCATAGACCTGGCCTATCAAGGGCGCGGCACCACTGCGCCCAATCCCTGCGTCGGAGCGGTCCTCGTGGATGGCGACCAAATCGTCGCCCGAGGGTGGCATACTCGATACGGCCAACTTCATGCGGAACGGGAATGTCTGGCCCATGCCAGTAAAAAAGGCGTCGATCCAACAGGGCTGACCATGTTCGTCACCCTTGAACCGTGTAACCACCACGGTAAAACGCCTCCCTGCACCGAAGCCATCATTGAAGCAGGCATCACCAAAGTCGTTATCGGCACTCGTGACCCCAACCCCGTTGCCGCTGGCGGCGTGGAAAAACTACAAAGCCACGGTATCGAAATCGTGGTGGGCGTCCTTGAGCAGCAATGCAAAGACCTCATTGCCGACTTTTTGCTCTGGCAGGACTCGCATTCCCCATTCAACATCATTAAAATGGCTGCGACGCTGGACGGGAAAATCGCATCCAGCGCAAAAAAACCTGAACCGGTTTCCAGCCCGGAGTCTTTTGCTCGTGTCCACGATCTGCGTGGCATGGTCGGAGCCGTTGTCGTCGGCGGCACCACTTTCTACGCCGACAACCCAAGCCTGAACTGTCGCATGGAACAGCTGCCACCAGACTTTATCCAACCTTTTGGCGTGGTCGTCACATCACGGCTCCCAGAAGATCCGGCGGCACACACCCTGCTTAGAAAACGCCCGGAACGAACTATTTTCATGACCACTGAAATAGCGGCTCACAGTGAAGCCGCTGACCGTTTGCGAAGCCGAGGCACCTCGGTCTGGCCTTTGCCGGGACATCCCGGTGGCCTGACTCTCTCCTGTGGGTTCGAACGACTCCGCTATGAAAAAGGATGTCATTACACCTTGTGCGAAGGTGGCGGAAGATTCTCCATGGCCCTCATCCAGCAGGGATTGGCCGACGAAATCGTCCACTTCGTGACCCCTCGCATACTCGGCGACAATACCGCTCCAGCGGCTTACTCTGGCCGCAAATCCATCTCCATGGCTGATTCCGTAGACTTCCGCATCATCAAAACGAAAACTACTGGATCAGATATCATGTTGACTTTACGAACAAAATAATCGCTCAACATACAAACATGAACAAAGGTTCATTTTTTATGTTGACAATATGAACCCGACCTCATATTTGTATTTTATGAACAAACGCCAAGGAGGCATTCATGAACTACGCATATAGAGAACAAGGCAACCACGTCATGTCATGGCGCACTCAATGGACCTTGGACAATCCAATACGGGGGCTCGTCCAGCCACCCAAAAAAATGTTCGGCCATATGGTTACCCCGGGCATGACGGTTATTGACACAGGATGCGGGGTCGGCTTTTTCACCATGGCGTTAGCACGCATGGTAGGAGAAACTGGCAAGGTCATTGCTGTGGACCTTCAGGCTGAAGCATTAGCCAAGCTGGAGGAAAAGGTAGAACGAGCAGGCTTACACAGACGAGTGGAAACGTGGAAATGCGATGCAAATGACATCGGAGTGCTCCCAAAAGCGGACTTCGTTCTTTCTGCATACATGGCGCACGAAGTTCCTGATATCGACATCTACTTTCACCGCATGGCGCAATGCATCAAACGCAATGGGCGCATGCTTTTTGTCGAACCGAAGTTTCACGTCTCTCCCAACAACTATCGCGAAGAAGTTGCTGCTGCCATCAAGGCGGGGTTTGAGCTGGATAGCTTGCCTTCCATATTCTTCAGTCACGCCGTCGTCCTCAGAAAGGGTTGATACCGAACCTCTTGCAGGGTACTTTCGCCTCGGAGCAAACAATGACCGAACAAAACACTATCAGGGTTCCTCAGCAGACCCGAAGTATCGAAAAAAAGAAACGGCTTATGGATGCGGCCATGGCAGAATTCGGCGCAAAGGGGTTCCATGGCACAAATGCCAAGGGAATTGCCAAAGGGGCAGGTGTTTCTGTTGGAACTTTTTACGCCTATTTCACTGATAAAAAAGCAATTCTGTTTGAAATAATCAACCAGCATCTGATCGAAATCGACCAGTCCATATTCAAGACGCTCACCCGCAAGATGGATGAGGGGGCTACGGGCAGAGAAGTGATCGGCCACATTGTCAAACTAGGACATGAAGCACACCATCATTCCCCGGAACTTTTACGGGTCATGCTTTCCATGCAATACATTGACGAAGATTTTAAAGAATATGCTGCAACAGAATTCAATGGCACAACCACAAAGCTGAGTAAATTTCTCAAAACCATGAGCGACCGTCTCCGTATCACCGACATGGAGGCGGCAGCTCAAGTAGTCGCCAACGCGTTTGAAGAAACCATGCACTCGGTGGCGACTGGTCAACCTCATGTTGAACAAGACCGCTTATATAATGCTCTGATCGACATGACTTCCATATATCTTTTCAAAGATCCGGATGCACCGCTTTCCCACCCTTCACAAGATAACTAAAAAATATAACCCCCTTGTCACAATCCCGCACACATCGTAAAGAAAGGTATGCTCAACAGACTTCGACATGTGATTGTATTCATCATCCTCGTTTGCCTACAGGTGGTCACGAGCCATGCGCAGTCAACACCTGATCCGGCAACTCGCCTCACATACCTGACTGAAGAATTCAAACCATATAACTATACAGAAAATAATAGTCAGACAGGATTGGCCGTCGACCTCCTGAAAAAAGCGTGGATGGAAATAAACGTCACCCCGCCGCCTCTTCATTTCCTTCCTTGGACTCGAGCCTACGAAATGCTTGAATCCGAAAAAAACATTGTCCTATTTTCCATGCTCAGAACACCAGAACGAGAAAATCTCTTCAAATGGGCCGGACCGATCGCTCTCTCCACAACTTTTTTTTATGCTAAAGCAGACTCTCCTATCAACATACAGTCTTTCACAGACGCTCAAGGACTGTCTGTTGGCATTGTCAAAGGCTATGCTTCGGAAGGGTTACTCGCGAAAAAAAGTCACATAGTTCGCATCAAATCTCTTAAATCCGTTCAGGCCTGCATTAATATGCTTATATCATCAAGAGTCGATCTCATTTCGTTGGAAGCGCGGACTTTCAACAAAGCTATTCGTGAGAGAGGTCTCGACCCAGACAACTTCAAAACCGTGTGGAAAGTTTCTGAAATGCGATCCTATTACGCCTTCAGCAAAGACGTTCCCGACACGCTGGTTGATCGTTTTCAAAAAGCCATTGACCGGGTCCGCAGTTCCTCTGCCTATGAGGACCTTGTCCGTCGTTATCTTCATTGATCCCGGATTTACACCCGCCCCGCACCCTGATACAAAAGCGCCAGACAACAGCGAGGATTATTATGTTCACAGGATTGGTCATGGGTATGGGCCGTATCGAAGTCGCCGAAAATCGGAGCGCTGAAACGCGATTCCGCATCAAGGCATTATTCGATCTCAACGACATCGAACTGGGGGAATCCATTGCGGTCAACGGCGTCTGCCTGACCGTGGAGACTTTCGGCGATGGCTGGTTCACCTGTTACGCCTCAAAAGAAACCACCTCTGTCACCAGCCTTGGTACATTGCGAATGGGTTCCTCCGTCAATCTGGAACGCGCCATGGCCATGGGTGACCGTTTTGGCGGGCATATCGTATCCGGTCATGTGGACTGCATGGCCGAAGTAGCCGAGATTCGTCCTTCCGGTGAATCAAAGATCTACCGCCTCACCTTTGATGCCGCACACGGCAAATACGTCATCCCCAAAGGCTCCATTACATTGGATGGAATCAGTCTCACCGTCAACGACTGCGCTCCTACGTGGCTTGAGATGAACATCATTCCCGAAACCCAAAAGGTGACAACCATCGGAGATTGGTCTCCTGGCACGACGGTTAACATGGAAACCGACATCATCGGCAAGTACGTGGAGCGCATGGTGACTCCATGGGTCGGAGACAAAGGGGCTGGCGACACCAAGCCGGACATCACCATGGATTATCTTCGGGAACACGGATTTTGATAAAGACACAAGGCACGCTGCAAAGCGTGCCTTTTTTCATACGCACAACTTACGATCAGGAGCAGAATTCATGGCCGACCAGACCGTTCTCGTTGTCATAGATGTTCAGAACATCATGTTTGAAACCCCAGACGAAATTCCCTTTGAAGGCGACCGCGTTCTCAAAACCATTGAAAGCCTTATTGCTTCGGCGCGAGAAAGGAATATTCCGGTACATTACATTCAGCACACCACCGAAGAAGCAGGGTCTGAATTTGAAAAGGACTCCCACAACTGGTTGTTCAAGCCTGAAATTGCTCCGCAGAATGGCGACCTCGTTTCCTTTAAATCTTCTTACGACGCATTCTGGGATACTGATTTTGATGCCAACCTCAAAAAGCTCGGAGCCAAAAAACTTGTCTTCTGTGGGCTTCAGACTGAATGTTGTGTGGATACCACTATTCGAAGTGCGTTGGTCCATGGATATGATAATGTTTTGATTGGTGATGCGCATACTTCATACGACAATGGGGTGCTCACGGGGGAGCAAATTGTGGGTCATCATAATCAGACCTTGAACAGGCGATTTTGTCAGGTTGTTATGGCGAGGGATTTTTGCTTCGATGAATAATTAAAGCAGTCGGGGTTTAACCCCCGACGGGAAATAAGAAATAAGGAAGGGCTGCTTTCATGCGGCCTTTTTCTTTGAAGATGCGCCTTCGGCGAGAGTCATTGTTGGGTGTTGAAGCACCCCAAGGCCCTTTATGGATAACGAAGAGCCTCAAATCAAGAATGGACACCTACACCGAGAAACATCTTAAAGCGACGGACAATTGATAGCGAACCTTAGAGCCTGTCTAGCGCGGCGAAGCGTGGCCCGACCGAGTCTGTGTCACAGACAATCCTGTCGGGCAGTAAAGCCGCGTACAGGCTCTTAGGTCCGCTATCAGGCTCACAACGAAGAAGGCGTTTTTTGCCTCCTTTTTTTCGCCTCAAAAAAAGCAGGTCGCCGTAAAGGCGAAACCTTTGAAATAATACTGTTTGCATTTTCACTACGAAAGCACGCAACGCTCACCAAAAAAAACAAGTCCCTTTCCTTCATCTTCGCTACGAAACCTGCTTACCTTTCTCTTCTCTTTTCAAACAAAAACTCCCCCCCCCGTTGACCCAAACCAACTATCCATATATTCAAGTCAGAACATTCAAGACCATATACGAGGAGTTCCCTGAATGATGACTTTGATCAACATCGCAATTATTGTCGCCGTTTGTATCGGTATGTGGAAGACTTTTGAAAAAGCGGGAGAATACGGCTGGGCCTGCCTCATTCCCTTCTATAACCTGTGGGTTCTCAATCGCATGGGTGGCAAGGAATGGTACTGGTTCATCGGCTACTTCATTCCGGTGGTAAACATCATCTTGATGATTCTGCTTTCCATTGCGCTGGCCAAAAAATTCGGACAGCCCGGTGTCTTTGCAGCTGGCCTTTTCCTACTTCCTTTCATCTTCTATCCCATTCTCGGCTTCGGCGAATCCAAATATCAGAAATAAACGCACACCAATCCACACAAAAAAGCCCGGAAGGACAACATCCTTCCGGGCTTCTATTTGATTCAATTAACGTCTTTCTAATTGGCTACAATATTTACCAATTTATTAGGAATAACGATCACCTTACGAACGGTTTTACCTTCGATAAATTTGACCACATTCTCCATTTCGAGAGCGATCTTTTCCGCGTTTTCCTTGGGGGCATTGTTAGGTGCCTGGAACTTGCCACGCATCTTGCCGTTGACCTGAACAACCATGGTCACTTCATCCTTGACCAGAGCCTTCTCATCAAAAGTCGGCCAGGACTGAGAAGTCATGCCAGTCTCATGCCCCATGGAATGCCACAATTCCTCACAGATATGAGGAGTCACCGGGGACAACAGGGTCACAGCTGTTGCAATAGCCGAAGACATGGCCTTAGGATCGGACTCTTTGAGTTCATCCTTGACGTGGTACATCTCATTGACCAATTCCATGACAGCCGCAATGACCGTATTGAATTGGAATTCATTTTCGATGTCCCGCGTAGCGCGACGAATGGTGTCGTGTTCCTTGAACCGAAGTTTCTTGGCGGCTTCGGACTGCGGATCATTAGCAGCCGTAGGAAGAACCGGCTCCAGCACACCTTCCATCTCTTCCACTAAGCGCCAGAGGCGGCTCAGGAAACGGAATGCACCTTCGATACCTTGGTCAGACCACTCAAGTTCCTTGACCGGCGGTGAAGCGAACAGAATGAACAAACGAGTTGCATCTGCGCCGTACTGGTTGATCATGGAATTAGGGTCAACCACGTTGCCCTTGGACTTGGACATCTTGCCGCCGTCCTTAAGCACCATGCCCTGCGTCAACAGGTTGGAAAAAGGCTCGCTTGCCGAGACAAACCCGGTATCACGCAGAGCCTTTGTAAAGAAACGGGAATAGAGCAGATGCAGAATAGCATGCTCAATACCACCTATATACTGATCCACGTTCATCCAGTAATCCAGATGTTCAGCGCCCAGCGCTTCCTCGTCATTGCGCGGGTCACAATAGCGCATGTAGTACCAGGAAGATTCAAAGAATGTATCAAAAGTATCGGTCTCGCGACGGGCAGCCTTGCCACACTTAGGACATTCGCAATTCACGAATTCTTCCATGGTGGGCAGCGGAGACTTGCCGTCCTTGCGAACCTGTGCGTTTTCCGGCAGCAGTATAGGAAGCTGATCCTCGGGGACCGGCACCACACCGCATTCTTCGCAGTAGATAACCGGGATGGGAGCACCCCAGAAACGCTGACGGGAAACGTTCCAGTCACGCAGACGGTAATTGACCGCCATCTTTCCCTTGCCGGACTCGTCCAGATGCTCAACCACGGCCTTCTTGGCAGACTCATTAGCCATACCATCGAACTCACCGGAGTTAATCAGGAATCCGGGGTCAGTGTAGGCGGTGTCCAGATCGGCAGCGTTCAACACTTCACCCTTGTCATGCATTTCCGACGGGTTGATAACCGCCTGCATGGGCAACTCGTATTTGGTGGCGAACTCGAAATCGCGCTGATCGTGAGCAGGAACGGCCATAACTGCGCCGGTCCCATAGCCCATGAGCACGAAGTTGGCCACAAAGATGGGGATATCCTTGCCTGTGACCGGGTTCACGCAGTACTTGCCTGTGAAAATACCTTCTTTTTCCAGATCGTCAGCACCGCGTTTGATGCGGTCCATATTCCGAATATTGTTAACGAACGCCTCGACTTCAGCCTTATTGTCGGCATCAGCGATGAGTGCTTCCACTAACGGATGCTCTGCTGCCACGGACATGAAGGTCGCACCATAGAGGGTGTCAGGGCGGGTAGTGAAGACATCGATGGTCTCTACCATATCCTTGATCTGAAAGGTCAACTCAGCACCGTAGGACTTGCCAATCCAGTTGCGCTGCATGGTCAACACGCGCTCCGGCCAGCCGCCTTCAAGACCTTCAAGGTCTTTCAACAACTCGTCGGCGTAGTCGGTGATGCGCAAGAACCACTGTTCCATGTCCTTTTGCTCGACTTCGGATTCACAACGCCAACACAATCCTTCTTCCACCTGCTCGTTAGCGAGCACGGTGTTACAGGTAGGACACCAGTTCTGGGGAGAATCCTTGCGGTAGGCAAGGCCCTTTTCCAAGAACTTGAGGAAAAACTTTTGTTCCCACTTGTAATATTCAGGACGACAGGTCGCGAGTTCACGACGCCAGTCATAGGAATATCCGAGACGCTGCAATTGCTCACGCATCTCGTCGATGTTCTGATATGTCCACTTGGCCGGATGGGTCTCATTCTTGATGGCCGCATTCTCGGCGGGCAAACCAAACGCATCCCACCCCATGGGGTGCAACACGTTAAAGCCCTGCATGGACTTGAAAC
This genomic window contains:
- a CDS encoding deoxycytidylate deaminase; this encodes MSNRLPWPEYFMRIAHLVAQRSTCTRRAVGAIAVRDKRILATGYNGVPTNIAHCEEVGCLRDKLNIPSGERHELCRGLHAEQNVIIQAATHQLDLKGCDIYCTTKPCILCTKMLINCEVENIYFSENYPDELSEEMLAEAGVNYVFMEGEFI
- the ribD gene encoding bifunctional diaminohydroxyphosphoribosylaminopyrimidine deaminase/5-amino-6-(5-phosphoribosylamino)uracil reductase RibD — encoded protein: MCSWKANSSRDEQFMAEAIDLAYQGRGTTAPNPCVGAVLVDGDQIVARGWHTRYGQLHAERECLAHASKKGVDPTGLTMFVTLEPCNHHGKTPPCTEAIIEAGITKVVIGTRDPNPVAAGGVEKLQSHGIEIVVGVLEQQCKDLIADFLLWQDSHSPFNIIKMAATLDGKIASSAKKPEPVSSPESFARVHDLRGMVGAVVVGGTTFYADNPSLNCRMEQLPPDFIQPFGVVVTSRLPEDPAAHTLLRKRPERTIFMTTEIAAHSEAADRLRSRGTSVWPLPGHPGGLTLSCGFERLRYEKGCHYTLCEGGGRFSMALIQQGLADEIVHFVTPRILGDNTAPAAYSGRKSISMADSVDFRIIKTKTTGSDIMLTLRTK
- a CDS encoding SAM-dependent methyltransferase codes for the protein MNYAYREQGNHVMSWRTQWTLDNPIRGLVQPPKKMFGHMVTPGMTVIDTGCGVGFFTMALARMVGETGKVIAVDLQAEALAKLEEKVERAGLHRRVETWKCDANDIGVLPKADFVLSAYMAHEVPDIDIYFHRMAQCIKRNGRMLFVEPKFHVSPNNYREEVAAAIKAGFELDSLPSIFFSHAVVLRKG
- a CDS encoding TetR/AcrR family transcriptional regulator — its product is MTEQNTIRVPQQTRSIEKKKRLMDAAMAEFGAKGFHGTNAKGIAKGAGVSVGTFYAYFTDKKAILFEIINQHLIEIDQSIFKTLTRKMDEGATGREVIGHIVKLGHEAHHHSPELLRVMLSMQYIDEDFKEYAATEFNGTTTKLSKFLKTMSDRLRITDMEAAAQVVANAFEETMHSVATGQPHVEQDRLYNALIDMTSIYLFKDPDAPLSHPSQDN
- a CDS encoding substrate-binding periplasmic protein, which produces MLNRLRHVIVFIILVCLQVVTSHAQSTPDPATRLTYLTEEFKPYNYTENNSQTGLAVDLLKKAWMEINVTPPPLHFLPWTRAYEMLESEKNIVLFSMLRTPERENLFKWAGPIALSTTFFYAKADSPINIQSFTDAQGLSVGIVKGYASEGLLAKKSHIVRIKSLKSVQACINMLISSRVDLISLEARTFNKAIRERGLDPDNFKTVWKVSEMRSYYAFSKDVPDTLVDRFQKAIDRVRSSSAYEDLVRRYLH
- a CDS encoding riboflavin synthase, translated to MFTGLVMGMGRIEVAENRSAETRFRIKALFDLNDIELGESIAVNGVCLTVETFGDGWFTCYASKETTSVTSLGTLRMGSSVNLERAMAMGDRFGGHIVSGHVDCMAEVAEIRPSGESKIYRLTFDAAHGKYVIPKGSITLDGISLTVNDCAPTWLEMNIIPETQKVTTIGDWSPGTTVNMETDIIGKYVERMVTPWVGDKGAGDTKPDITMDYLREHGF
- a CDS encoding cysteine hydrolase family protein, whose protein sequence is MADQTVLVVIDVQNIMFETPDEIPFEGDRVLKTIESLIASARERNIPVHYIQHTTEEAGSEFEKDSHNWLFKPEIAPQNGDLVSFKSSYDAFWDTDFDANLKKLGAKKLVFCGLQTECCVDTTIRSALVHGYDNVLIGDAHTSYDNGVLTGEQIVGHHNQTLNRRFCQVVMARDFCFDE
- a CDS encoding DUF5684 domain-containing protein, with amino-acid sequence MMTLINIAIIVAVCIGMWKTFEKAGEYGWACLIPFYNLWVLNRMGGKEWYWFIGYFIPVVNIILMILLSIALAKKFGQPGVFAAGLFLLPFIFYPILGFGESKYQK
- the leuS gene encoding leucine--tRNA ligase, producing the protein MALGKYNPEAIEKKWQDIWKESGCFEVETDPGKPKYYVLEMFPYPSGKIHMGHVRNYSIGDVVARFKSMQGFNVLHPMGWDAFGLPAENAAIKNETHPAKWTYQNIDEMREQLQRLGYSYDWRRELATCRPEYYKWEQKFFLKFLEKGLAYRKDSPQNWCPTCNTVLANEQVEEGLCWRCESEVEQKDMEQWFLRITDYADELLKDLEGLEGGWPERVLTMQRNWIGKSYGAELTFQIKDMVETIDVFTTRPDTLYGATFMSVAAEHPLVEALIADADNKAEVEAFVNNIRNMDRIKRGADDLEKEGIFTGKYCVNPVTGKDIPIFVANFVLMGYGTGAVMAVPAHDQRDFEFATKYELPMQAVINPSEMHDKGEVLNAADLDTAYTDPGFLINSGEFDGMANESAKKAVVEHLDESGKGKMAVNYRLRDWNVSRQRFWGAPIPVIYCEECGVVPVPEDQLPILLPENAQVRKDGKSPLPTMEEFVNCECPKCGKAARRETDTFDTFFESSWYYMRYCDPRNDEEALGAEHLDYWMNVDQYIGGIEHAILHLLYSRFFTKALRDTGFVSASEPFSNLLTQGMVLKDGGKMSKSKGNVVDPNSMINQYGADATRLFILFASPPVKELEWSDQGIEGAFRFLSRLWRLVEEMEGVLEPVLPTAANDPQSEAAKKLRFKEHDTIRRATRDIENEFQFNTVIAAVMELVNEMYHVKDELKESDPKAMSSAIATAVTLLSPVTPHICEELWHSMGHETGMTSQSWPTFDEKALVKDEVTMVVQVNGKMRGKFQAPNNAPKENAEKIALEMENVVKFIEGKTVRKVIVIPNKLVNIVAN